The DNA segment CGCGCCGAGCAGTTCCGCGTGCGCCGGCGCGAATACGAGCGGCGGGTCGAGAAGATCCTGCGTGCCGGCATCAAGGCCGGCGAGTTCCGTGCCGTCGACGTGCGCCTCACCGCGCTCGCGTGGCTCGGCATGCACAACTACACGTATCTGTGGCTGAAGCCGGGCGGCCGGCTCTCGGCGCGCGATGTCGCCAAGCCATTCGCGGATCTGTTCATTCGCGGGATCACGAACGACGGCGCT comes from the Acidimicrobiia bacterium genome and includes:
- a CDS encoding TetR/AcrR family transcriptional regulator; translation: RAEQFRVRRREYERRVEKILRAGIKAGEFRAVDVRLTALAWLGMHNYTYLWLKPGGRLSARDVAKPFADLFIRGITNDGATAPRTPRRRSAPRR